The Winogradskyella schleiferi genome contains the following window.
CAATGGATAGATACAAATAAATCGGCATCGGCCTTGTTAGCAATATTGGCACGTTCGTGTAACTCCACAAAAACATCTGTCTTGCGCGTGTAAATGACTTTAATGTTTGGATTTTTAGCTAGTTCTTTACCTACTTCCAAGGTCACTTTAAGTGCTATATTTTTTTCGCTATGACCATTGCCAATATTTCCGGAATCATGACCGCCATGACCAGCATCCAAAACCACAACAAACTTATCTTCTTGCGCATGCAAAGGTGCATAAGATGTTAAAGTACTTATAAATAAAAGAATTAGTAATACTATTGAAGGTTTTTGTGTCGTTTGCATATTTAATTTAACGGTTTATAAACTCGGTTTATTACACTGTACTCAATGTAAAAACAGTATTTTTCAACTTTATGATTTTAATAAATTATTCACAAAAAATATCTGTACTTTTGGCGTTTCAAAAACCGAGCCATACTTTTACAAAAATACATTTAAAAGGATTGCGTACAAATAGATTACACATACTTTTTACCATGAGTTTTATAGTGTTTATTAACACTTTTAGCTTCGCCCAAGAATTACCTAAAAAGAACCCTTCCATTCCTGCTGAACAACTGAAAGATTCTACAACAGTTGCGGTCGATTCAGTTGTAATTGATTCCATTATAAAACCACCTGTTAATATTAAAGAAATTGACTCCACAAAAAAAGACTCCACCAAGCAAGAAGGTCTTTTGGCGGGAATCGTCAATTACAGAGCATCAGATTATGTGGCGCTGAATCAACGGAAGAAAGAAATATACCTCTATAACGAAGCCGAAGTGTTATACCAAGACATGGAAATTAAAGCAGGCATTATTGTCATTGATTATAGTAAAAATCTCGTCTATGCTGGTCGAATAAAAGATTCCACAGGTTATTCCCAACATCCCGTTTTTAAACAAGGCACCAATGTTATTGAGCCCGACTCCATCGTTTTTAATACGGAAACCAAAAAAGCCTTGGTCTTCAATTCTAGAACAGAGCAACAAGGTTTTAAAGTGTATTCTCCAATAACAAAAAAAGAAAATGATTCCGTTTATTTTATGAAAAACGGAAAGTTTACCACGGCTGAAGATGAAGAAGATCCCGAATACCAATTTGTAACCACAAAGATGAAATTGGTACCCAATAAAAAAGTGATTGTCGGTGCGACTTACATGGAAATTTACGGCGTACCAACGCCAATTGCCTTGCCTTTTGCTTTTTTTCCAATGACCAAAAAACAGACGTCTGGTATCATATTCCCCTCTTTTGGTGAAGACAATGATAGAGGTTACAATTTACAAAATGGCGGTTACTATTTTGCGATTAGCGATTACCTAGATCTGGCTGTTCTTGGGGATTATTACACCAATGGTAGTTATGGTTTACGACTAGAAAACAATTATGCCTTACGCTATAAATACAGAGGAAATGTAAGTTTTAGGTATGAAAATTTACTCCGAAGTGAGCGTGGCTTTCCAGATTTTAGCAAGAGCACGGTTTACAATATAAGATGGTCGCATAGCCAAGATAGTAAAGCTAATCCTAGTTCACGTTTTTCTGCTTCCGTCAACTTGGGAAGTAGTACTTATTTTCAAGAATCCATTAACCAATTAAACCAGTCCAACTTTTTAAACAATACATTAGCATCCTCAGTGTCCTATTCAAAGACATTTTCTGGTGAGCCAGAGGTAAATGTGAGCTTAACGGCTTCACACAGACAAAATACAAATACTGGAGATATTGATTTAACCTTACCTACATTGCAAATGTCCATGGGTAGAATTTATCCTTTTGCTCCAAAAACAGGAACAAAAAAAGGTGCGATTCATAACATTAACTTTCAGTTGAATACTAGAGGTGAATATTCCATTCAGACCAACGATTCTATCTTCGGTAAAAGTGAAATGTTCGATGATGCCAGAACAGGCATGCGACACAGTATCCCATTAACTACCAATTTTAAAGTATTTGATCATTTTAGCGTGAGTACCAATGCTAATTTTGAAGAAACTTGGACCGTTAAAACCGTTAAGAAATTCTGGAGCCAAACTGAACAAGAAGAAGTAGAGATAGACCAAAATGGTTTTGATCGTTTTTTAACGTACAACTTTGGTGCAAGTGTTGGTACCACAGTTTATGGAATGTATAATTTTGAGGAAAAAGGTGAGAATAAAAAGATAAAGGCGATTCGCCATGTCATGAGACCTTCCATAAGTTATTCAGTTAGTCCAGCTTTCGACCAGTATTACGAAACTTATGATGTCATAGATGCAGATGGCACAACGACAGATCAGGTGGAATATTCAAGATTCGAAAATTCGTTGTATGGCAGTCCTGGCAACAACTACTCTAGTAGTGTTGGTCTTTCACTCGGCAATAATCTTGAAGCTAAAATCCGAGCCAAAGATTCCACAAAGACAGAACCTGAAAAAATATTCTTGTTAAATAACCTTAATTTTTCAACCTCCTACAATATTGCTGCAGATTCCCTCAATTGGAGTCCTGTTCGTGTTAGTGGTGGTACTCAAATTTTAAATAAAAAAATGAGTATTAATTTTGGGATGACGCTGAACCCTTATGCTTTAGACAGCAACAATAGTGTCGTTAACACCTATAACATCAATAATGGCGGTAGCTTGTTTAGGCTAACATCCGCCAACATCAATATGAGCTATACCTTATCTAATGAGAGCTTTTCCGGACGAGAATCTAATGAAGATAATGCCTCTTCTCAAGAATCTGCACGCTCTGGTGGACGAACGGATGATTTATTTGGTAAATCCCAAGATTTTGCTGATAAGCGACTTTCAGACCGTGATAAAAATAAGGATGATAAAGAAGAAAATAACGAATTCTATAATTACAAAATGCCATGGAGTCTTAGATTGGCATACTCTGCCAATTATGGCAACACAAGGCGTGAAAACCAGATCTCCTCACATTCTCTAATGTTTTCCGGTGATATCGATTTATCGCCAAGATGGAGTGTTGGTGCCTCTTCTGGTTATGATTTTTTAAACCAAGGATTCACCTATACGCAACTCCGTTTTGAGCGTGATTTACTAAGTTGGCGAATGAATTTTTCTTGGATACCTTTTAGCGACCGTAGTTCCTGGAATTTCTTTATCGGAATAAAATCGAGCTTACTTAAAGATTTAAAGTACGATCAACGCAGACAACCAGATCAGCAAGTTGGGAATTGATTTAAGTTGGAATCAAGAAGATTGAAGCATGAAGTTGGAAGGACTAAATTGAAAGTGTTATCAAGAAAATTATCTTAAATTTGAATAAAATGATTTAATACATAAAAAATCCCTTCCCATTGGGAAGGTTAAGATGGTATGAAAAAAATAATACACACCACAAAAGCACCAGCTCCAATAGGACCATACAATCAGGCGGTTTTAACAGGAAATACGCTCTACACCTCTGGGCAAATCGCCTTGCATCCAGAAACCATGGAATTGGTTATGGATGATATCAAAACGGAAACCAAACAAGTTATGGAAAACATGAAAGCCGTTTTGGAAGCAGCCGACATGACCTTTGAAAACGTGATTAAATCGTCCATATTCATTAGTGATATGCATAACTTTAAACAGATTAATGAGGTTTATGGTAAATACTTTGATGAAGCTACGGCTCCAGCAAGAGAAACCGTTGAAGTTGCTAATTTACCGAAGTTTGTGAACGTTGAAATAAGTATGATTGCGGTAAAGTAAGCTCCTGCTTCAATAATAAATTTAAGTAAATAGGCACTCCTGTGATATTTATAAAATTCACGTTATCAAGTATTTTTGCATTTGAACAATTAATTATTTCCTAATTGGGTAATAACAATACCTTTACATTATATAATGCCTTAAATTTTAAAGAGTTGAGTGTGCGTTGTTTTTATTAAAAATCAATCACATCTCTTATAGAATAACCTAACACAATTCATTTTATGAATACATCTACAGTCCAAACCAAAACTATGCTTCCTACAGAAGCCGCCAAAGAAATTTACGAATTAGCAATTTCCCATAGGGAAGAAACAGAACAACTAAGAAGACTTGCGCCAGCCGTAGTTGAGCGTATTAAAGAATCTGGACTTTTTAGAATGGGATTACCTAAATTCCTGGGTGGCTGGGAAGACAATCCTGTAGAAGTTCTAAAGACCTATGAAATATTGAGTAGCGGAGAAGCTGCTGTGGCTTGGAGTGTTTGGAACAACCATTTGGCCTGTACTTTTGGACGCTTTTTAGACGAAGACAGTATGAGGGAAATTTACAAAAACTATTCCCATGTGTATGCCAACTCGGCTCGCCCAGAAGGCTTTGCGGAAATAGTTGATGGTGGATATAACGTTTCTGGTCGCTGGTCATTAGTCTCTGGATGTGAATTATCGGATTGGTTTGTAATGCGTTGCCTTGTGACCTCTGACGATTTGCCAAAAACCTTGGGTCCAGGAGCAAAATTGAAATTGTTTTTTATTCCTAAAGAAGACATCAAAGTAATTGACACTTGGAGTGTTGGTGGACTAAGAGGTACTGGAAGTCATGATATTGAAATTAAAGATGCTTTTGTACAAGAAAAATATGCTATTGATTTTGAAGACACAGTACATGTTGATAATGCTTATAATAGATTACCAATTGGCTGTTTAAATGCTGCTGGTTGTGCATCGATAGCTTTGGGCTTATTGAAATCTGCTACAGATGAATTGATCAATCTTTGCTTAGAGCGCGTTACGCCTGGGAAAAATCCAGACCTAAGGGATAGAGCTTCGATTCAAACAGCCATAGCAAAAAGTAAAAACACATTAGCGACTATGCGTGCACAATTGCACAGTTCCGTTGAAACCTTATGGGAAGAATCCCTTAAAGGCAATGAATTTACTGATATACAATTGGCTGATGTTTGGGCGGCTTCCATTGAAGCGGCAACAGCATCTAGAGCTTTAGTTTCCGAAATATTCGCCGTTACAGGTACAGCTTCCCTATACACTAAGTATAAAATTGAACGCGTCCATAGAGATGTTCATGCGGTATTACAACATGGTATTGTGCAACCGCATTGGTTAAACCAAGCAGGTATGGCTTATGTTGGACTGAAACCAAATGGCGCAATGTTTAGAATATAATCCATATATTCTTCGTAAACCATTATAGCGGAAATACATAAAACCCCTATCTATTCTTAATGTTCAGATGTTAATCAATCTGTAATTACGACGCTTTTTTAGGGTTTACATTTAATGATTAAATAAAATAGTATTAAAATACCATCAAATGATTGAAGTTATCACAGACAAAAAAGAATGGAGTGAGCAGTTGGCTTTGGCAGAAAACTTAGATCTATACCATACGTTCGACTATCATCATCTTTCAAAAACAAAAGATGAATCCGCAGTGCTTCTTAAATATACAGAAGGCAACACTACTTTAGTACTTCCGTTGTTGCTAAGACCTATTAAAAATTCAGATTATAAAGACGCTACTTCTGTTTATGGTTATGCTGGATTACTAGCTATAAATATAGGTGAGCAGTTTAAAAAAGACAATTTCCATAAAGCGCTGAATGCTTATTTCAATGATAATAAAATTATATCCGTCTTCTCAAGACTTCATCCGTTTATAGAACATCAGGAAGAATTGCACAACGGTTTGGGTAAAATTGTGTCGCTTGGTAAAGTCGTGTATATCAATTTAACCGATGCCATTGAAGTTCAAAGAGCACGCTATAACCGACGATTAAAAACCTATATCAATAAAGCTCGCAAGCTTTGTACCGTATTTGAAGGGACTGTAGAGGAGCATCTTGACACCTTTATTAATTTGTATGAAGACAATATGAAACGTGTTGATGCTACTGAAGAATATTTCTTTGATAAGGATTATTACCATCGTTTGTTATCGAGTACCGACTTTGAAACCCAGTTAATACTTTGTCGCTATAATGAAACCCAAGAAATTATTGCAGGAGCCCTTTTTATGAAAACGGGCAATATTGTACAGTATCATTTATCAGGACTTAGCGACGACTATTTTGAGCTCAACCCCATTAAACTCATTATTGATGAAGTGCGTATAACTTCTACTAACGAAGGCTATAAAATTTTCAATCTTGGTGGTGGTTTAGGTAGTGAGGAAGATTCACTATTCAAATTTAAAAGTGGTTTTTCTAAAGATTTTGAAACCTTTAAAATCTGGAAATACATCGTCGATGAAGACGCATATAAAACCTTGACCAAAAATCATTTAGGCACTGAAATAAAAACAGAGGATCTCAACACTGGTTTCTTTCCTGCGTATCGTGCGCCACTAAAAGCGCATTCGGTTTAAAAAACATGTGTTCAGTTTTAGAATTTTCTGTTGTAGTCAACCCATTTTAGTCATGGCTTTAAAAGCCATAAACAATTGTTGATAAAACGTTAGGCTAACTTATCATTTAAGGTTCCTGTGTTTTTAAAGAACCCGTATTTTTGAAAGAACTAATATTTCTTCAAAGATGCGCATAGAACACGATATAAAATTAGGCTTTAAAGATGTCATGATTCGTCCAAAGCGTTCTACCTTAAAAAGTAGATCCCAAGTGACCTTAGAGCGTGACTACAAATTTCTAAACAGTAAAACAAACTGGCAAGGCGTTCCCATTATGGCTGCCAATATGGATACAGTCGGGACGTTTGAAATGGCTTTGGTTTTAGCCGAACAAAAATTATTCACCGCCATACACAAGCACTATTCTACCGAAGAATGGCATGCGTTTTTAAACTCAGCGCCAAAAAATATTACCGATTATATCGCCATTAGTACTGGTACAGGTAAAAAAGACACCAAAAAGCTAAAAACGGTTTTTGACATCCATCCTGAACTAAAATTTATATGTATCGATGTGGCCAATGGGTATTCTGAACACTTCGTCAACTTTGTACAACAGACGAGAGAACTATATCCCGATAAAGTTATTATTGCTGGCAACGTGGTGACTGGCGAAATGGTGGAACAACTCCTACTCTCTGGTGCAGATATCGTGAAGGTGGGCATTGGTCCTGGAAGCGTCTGTACGACACGAGTAAAAACAGGTGTTGGCTATCCGCAACTCTCTGCGATTATAGAATGTGCTGATGCGGCTCATGGTTTAGGCGGCCAAATTATTAGCGATGGTGGTTGTGCCACGCCTGGCGATGTGGCCAAAGCTTTTGGTGCTGGTGCCGATTTTGTAATGCTTGGTGGTATGTTTGCTGGCCATACCGAAAGTGGTGGCGAACTCATCACCCGAAATGGCGAACAATACAAACAATTTTATGGGATGAGCTCTTCTACTGCAATGGACAAATATGTTGGTGGCGTTGCCGAATATAGAGCGAGTGAAGGCAAAACCGTTGAAGTGCCTTACAAAGGTGACGTTAAAAATACACTACAAGATATTTTAGGCGGTTTAAGAAGTACCTGCACGTATGTTGGTGCGGAACGTTTAAAAGAATTAACGAAGCGTACGACTTTTATTCGGGTGGCTGAGCAGGAGAATTTGGTTTATGGTGGGTAGGGTTTTCCTTTGGTTAACGGTCTAGTGTATGTTTTCGTTGCGTGTTTAAGCATTAAAGTTAGCAAATAAATCACAGATAGAAAGTAGAGTGAACCCAAAAGCTTAGACAAATTTATAATTTATTTTGATAATGATGAGTTCGATACTCTATCGGGCTCATTCCTTTTAAATTTAGTTTAATCCTGTCCCTGTTATAATAATCTATATACTCCTTTATATCAGTTTTTAACTGGGATATGGATTTGTATTTATTCAAGTAAAACAATTCAGATTTTATAATTCCAAAGAAATTTTCTATTACTGCATTGTCTAAGCAATTTCCTTTACGAGACATACTTTGGGTGATCCCTTTTTCTTGTAATAATCTTTGGTATTGCTTCATTTGATATTGCCAACCTTGATCTGAATGTAATATTAATTCGGTCTGGCCAGGAGTCTCTTTAAAAGCCTTTTTGAGCATTGACACTACCTGTTTAAAATTAGGTTTTTCAGAGAGTTCATAACTTATTATTTCTCCATTGTACAGATCAATTATTGGCGACAGGTATAGCTTATCTTTAAAGACTTTAAATTCAGTAATATCAGTTGCCCATTTTTGATTGGGCATAATGGTTTTGAAATTACGTTGTAATATATTGGGTGCCGTTTCACCAATTTGCCCCTTATAAGATTTATATCTTTTAGCTCTTATACGGCTTTTTAAACCTAGTTCTCCCATTAGCTTGAGTATGGTCTTGTGATTGATCACAAAACCTCTCTTATTGATCTCTAGAGTTATTCTTCTATAACCGTACCTGCCTTTATGACGATGATAAACCTTGCTGATTAGTTGCTTTATCTCTTTATATTTATCTTCTAGATTATTTCTTTTTCGATGATAATAATAACTGCTTCTTGCCATATTGGTATGTTTTAGTAATAGTTCCAAATCATACTTATGCCTTAATTCTGTTATGGCTTGCGTTTTTTGCTTTGCTCTTCTTGAATTAAGGCTTGTAACTTTTTTAGCAAGTCCAGTTCTGCCCGTAAGGATTCATTTTCCAATAGAAGTTCTTCCTCTCTAGTTAACGGTTTGCTGGATTTCTTTTTTGCTCTCTTAAACTGCATAGATTTTGGTTTCCCCCTAGATTTATTGTTTAAGCCTTTGATACCTGACTTTTTGTAGGTCTTCTGCCAATTCATAATTACAGATTTAGTAGGAATATTAAACTTCAAACAAGCTTGACTAAAAGATAGCGAATCTTCTTCAATAGCTTCTAAAACTTTGATCTTGAAAGGTAAACTGTAGACTTTGTTTTTTCTTGGTAACAACGCTTTTTTGCCATATTTCTCATAAAAACGAATCCAATCATGAAGTGTTGTGTGATGACAACCATTTAATTCTGAAACAGCTTCCACTGTTTGATGATGATTTAAAACTTGCTTTACGCAACGAAGTTTAAATTCATAACTATACTTAGCTTTTCTTCCCATAAAAACACATTTGAATAGTGTCTAACTTTTTGGGTGCAGTTCAAAGTCCCCGAGGACTTTCGTTAGAAGCTCTAACTAGCAAAGAATTATACACATCTTTGTTGTACGCAGCTTTATATATTTAATAAATCATCAATATTCGATTTCTTTTTCTTTATTGTCATATCCCACTTCTGTATTTTATTCTCAATTTTCTTTCTGATATTTTCTACTACTTTATCTATACCACTAGAAACTAAAAATTCAAGTAATTCATCATTTTTTAAAAGACTAGGTATTCCTCTTTGTTCTTTTTTAGATTTCTCCAATTGTTTATCATAAATTTTTATAAAATCATCCTCACAATTGTGCTTTTCGGGAAACATCCATATATCGTAATAGTCGTAAATCTCGCAAAAGTCTAAAATTGCATTTTGAAAATTTGCGTGTCTTAAAATCCTTAATTTTGTCGTTCCGTTTTTATCAAAATCTCTTTTCCACAAAGTAGGTTTAATTATTTTAAAGTAAGATTCTACAAGTTCTTTCCCTCTTTTATTTTCAAGCGGTTTATAAATTTTTTTTAGTTGAGGAATTAAGAAATTTGATATAAAAATTGTTTCATCCATTTCAAAACACAGACTCCAAAAATTGAAACTATAATCAGTACTTGATTGCTGTAATACACTTGATAAGTTTTTATATGCTTTATGTTTCTTGTCAGTTGGAAGTCTATTGATAAACATCGCTGTAAAATATTCCTGCATCGAACGATGGGGAAAGAAATATTCAAAACCGTCTAGAATTAAAATAGAAATTGAAGTTCTTAAATCATAAATTAAACTTTCGGTAATGTATTCATAATCAGATGAGTCTCTTACCTTATCTAAAATATCAGTCATATATTCATTTGTAAAAGAATATTGACCTTCAATTAAGGTGAGGTATGAAAATATTGATAATATATCTTCGAAATCATCTCTTTGAAGATTTGTTAATTTTTCTCTTGGAAAACTATTTTTAGTTATACCATCGTGTCGAGAGTATAGAGTGTCAAATACATTTCTATAAAATGCTGTTTTTCTCTTAGGAATTTCTGGGTGGTTTTCAAATGCCATTATAAACATTGAAAGTAATAATGGGTTTCTTAAGAATTCATAATAGTTTTGATTTTTTGGGTCGAGAACTATATTTTTTATTCGGTCTTTTCTTTCTCCTTCTTCGACAATTTTTGAAATAAACCCAATTACATCGTCATCATCTAATGGGCATACTTTAAAGTCATGAAACCTTGGAAAACCTTCAACCCCACTTCCAGGACGAGTTGTTATTAGAAATTTATTATTTGAATAAGAATCAACAAACAATTCTATTTGCCTGTTTATATCTTGTTTTTTGTCTGAAAAAATTTCGTCATATCCATCTAATAAAAACAAAAATTTACCACTTTCTAATGCTCTTTTAAATATACTATCACTAGGCTTAACTTTAGATTTAAGTATTTTCTCGGTGATAAGTTTTTCAAAATCTCCTTTGAATTCATTTAGGTTCCTTAATTCAATTAAAATTGGAATGCGGTTTTGATTAAAAATTGTTTGTAGAAAAATATGTTTTATTAAAGTCGTTTTACCACTTCCAGCCGAACCAACAATTGTTATATTGTTATAATTTGTAAATAGCTCATCAAGGTCATTGAAATCAGTTGTTAACTTTTTGTAAGTTGCTTTAATTGGGAAATATATATCGTTAAATCTAACCTTTTCACTTCTATGAAGAAATGTGTTTGTAAAATAATACTTTTCTGTTTGTGAGTGCAGATAGTCGGTTAATCCTATTTCAAAAAAATTATCCCATTCGTTGTTTACGGCTTTAAATCCATCGACTAAGGGCTTAATTAATCCTGTAATTTCAATGTTTGGTGTTAGTGCCATATTAATTTTTATAATTGCGTACAAATTTAATGATATGAGTCCGTTTTAATAACTTATATCAATCGTTAGCAAAACTAGATATTTTAATTTTAGTTGTCAATACGTAACATTACGTATATTTCAAAAAAACATACCTTATTTTTGTGCTTTAAACAAAAAGCAAGCCTTGAAACTCAAAAAATCAGAACTAAAAGACTTTCTCGACGAAAAAGTCAATCTCTATAACCATCCCAAATTTATTGAGAGTGATCCTATTCAAATTCCACATCTATTTTCAAAAAAAGAAGATATTGAAATTGCTGGTTTTTTAACGGCTACCATAGCTTGGGGAAACCGTAAAAGCATTATTAAAAATGCGCACCAAATGATGGACTTATTGGACCACTCCCCTTTTGACTTTGTGATGCAACACCAAGCTTCCGACTTAGAGCGTTTTGAGGGCTTTGTGCATCGTACTTTTAATAGTGATGATTTCAAACAGTTTGTCACAAGTCTGCGATATGTATATCAACAGCATCAAGGCTTGGAAGCGGTTTTTGCCAAGTATGCTGAGCAAGCGTCACTTCAACAGAGTATTCATCAGTTTAAAAATGTATTCTTTGAATTACCACATTTAGAACGTACCAAAAAACATGTGAGCGATCCACTTAAAAATTCAGCAGCCAAACGTATCAATATGTTTTTGCGTTGGATGGTTCGTAACGATAACAATGGTGTGGATTTTGGGATTTGGGAATCGG
Protein-coding sequences here:
- a CDS encoding putative LPS assembly protein LptD codes for the protein MAFQKPSHTFTKIHLKGLRTNRLHILFTMSFIVFINTFSFAQELPKKNPSIPAEQLKDSTTVAVDSVVIDSIIKPPVNIKEIDSTKKDSTKQEGLLAGIVNYRASDYVALNQRKKEIYLYNEAEVLYQDMEIKAGIIVIDYSKNLVYAGRIKDSTGYSQHPVFKQGTNVIEPDSIVFNTETKKALVFNSRTEQQGFKVYSPITKKENDSVYFMKNGKFTTAEDEEDPEYQFVTTKMKLVPNKKVIVGATYMEIYGVPTPIALPFAFFPMTKKQTSGIIFPSFGEDNDRGYNLQNGGYYFAISDYLDLAVLGDYYTNGSYGLRLENNYALRYKYRGNVSFRYENLLRSERGFPDFSKSTVYNIRWSHSQDSKANPSSRFSASVNLGSSTYFQESINQLNQSNFLNNTLASSVSYSKTFSGEPEVNVSLTASHRQNTNTGDIDLTLPTLQMSMGRIYPFAPKTGTKKGAIHNINFQLNTRGEYSIQTNDSIFGKSEMFDDARTGMRHSIPLTTNFKVFDHFSVSTNANFEETWTVKTVKKFWSQTEQEEVEIDQNGFDRFLTYNFGASVGTTVYGMYNFEEKGENKKIKAIRHVMRPSISYSVSPAFDQYYETYDVIDADGTTTDQVEYSRFENSLYGSPGNNYSSSVGLSLGNNLEAKIRAKDSTKTEPEKIFLLNNLNFSTSYNIAADSLNWSPVRVSGGTQILNKKMSINFGMTLNPYALDSNNSVVNTYNINNGGSLFRLTSANINMSYTLSNESFSGRESNEDNASSQESARSGGRTDDLFGKSQDFADKRLSDRDKNKDDKEENNEFYNYKMPWSLRLAYSANYGNTRRENQISSHSLMFSGDIDLSPRWSVGASSGYDFLNQGFTYTQLRFERDLLSWRMNFSWIPFSDRSSWNFFIGIKSSLLKDLKYDQRRQPDQQVGN
- a CDS encoding RidA family protein, with product MKKIIHTTKAPAPIGPYNQAVLTGNTLYTSGQIALHPETMELVMDDIKTETKQVMENMKAVLEAADMTFENVIKSSIFISDMHNFKQINEVYGKYFDEATAPARETVEVANLPKFVNVEISMIAVK
- a CDS encoding acyl-CoA dehydrogenase family protein, with the protein product MNTSTVQTKTMLPTEAAKEIYELAISHREETEQLRRLAPAVVERIKESGLFRMGLPKFLGGWEDNPVEVLKTYEILSSGEAAVAWSVWNNHLACTFGRFLDEDSMREIYKNYSHVYANSARPEGFAEIVDGGYNVSGRWSLVSGCELSDWFVMRCLVTSDDLPKTLGPGAKLKLFFIPKEDIKVIDTWSVGGLRGTGSHDIEIKDAFVQEKYAIDFEDTVHVDNAYNRLPIGCLNAAGCASIALGLLKSATDELINLCLERVTPGKNPDLRDRASIQTAIAKSKNTLATMRAQLHSSVETLWEESLKGNEFTDIQLADVWAASIEAATASRALVSEIFAVTGTASLYTKYKIERVHRDVHAVLQHGIVQPHWLNQAGMAYVGLKPNGAMFRI
- a CDS encoding peptidoglycan bridge formation glycyltransferase FemA/FemB family protein, with the translated sequence MIEVITDKKEWSEQLALAENLDLYHTFDYHHLSKTKDESAVLLKYTEGNTTLVLPLLLRPIKNSDYKDATSVYGYAGLLAINIGEQFKKDNFHKALNAYFNDNKIISVFSRLHPFIEHQEELHNGLGKIVSLGKVVYINLTDAIEVQRARYNRRLKTYINKARKLCTVFEGTVEEHLDTFINLYEDNMKRVDATEEYFFDKDYYHRLLSSTDFETQLILCRYNETQEIIAGALFMKTGNIVQYHLSGLSDDYFELNPIKLIIDEVRITSTNEGYKIFNLGGGLGSEEDSLFKFKSGFSKDFETFKIWKYIVDEDAYKTLTKNHLGTEIKTEDLNTGFFPAYRAPLKAHSV
- a CDS encoding GMP reductase, with amino-acid sequence MRIEHDIKLGFKDVMIRPKRSTLKSRSQVTLERDYKFLNSKTNWQGVPIMAANMDTVGTFEMALVLAEQKLFTAIHKHYSTEEWHAFLNSAPKNITDYIAISTGTGKKDTKKLKTVFDIHPELKFICIDVANGYSEHFVNFVQQTRELYPDKVIIAGNVVTGEMVEQLLLSGADIVKVGIGPGSVCTTRVKTGVGYPQLSAIIECADAAHGLGGQIISDGGCATPGDVAKAFGAGADFVMLGGMFAGHTESGGELITRNGEQYKQFYGMSSSTAMDKYVGGVAEYRASEGKTVEVPYKGDVKNTLQDILGGLRSTCTYVGAERLKELTKRTTFIRVAEQENLVYGG
- a CDS encoding IS3 family transposase; protein product: MLTGRTGLAKKVTSLNSRRAKQKTQAITELRHKYDLELLLKHTNMARSSYYYHRKRNNLEDKYKEIKQLISKVYHRHKGRYGYRRITLEINKRGFVINHKTILKLMGELGLKSRIRAKRYKSYKGQIGETAPNILQRNFKTIMPNQKWATDITEFKVFKDKLYLSPIIDLYNGEIISYELSEKPNFKQVVSMLKKAFKETPGQTELILHSDQGWQYQMKQYQRLLQEKGITQSMSRKGNCLDNAVIENFFGIIKSELFYLNKYKSISQLKTDIKEYIDYYNRDRIKLNLKGMSPIEYRTHHYQNKL
- a CDS encoding helix-turn-helix domain-containing protein, yielding MGRKAKYSYEFKLRCVKQVLNHHQTVEAVSELNGCHHTTLHDWIRFYEKYGKKALLPRKNKVYSLPFKIKVLEAIEEDSLSFSQACLKFNIPTKSVIMNWQKTYKKSGIKGLNNKSRGKPKSMQFKRAKKKSSKPLTREEELLLENESLRAELDLLKKLQALIQEEQSKKRKP
- a CDS encoding NACHT domain-containing protein, whose amino-acid sequence is MALTPNIEITGLIKPLVDGFKAVNNEWDNFFEIGLTDYLHSQTEKYYFTNTFLHRSEKVRFNDIYFPIKATYKKLTTDFNDLDELFTNYNNITIVGSAGSGKTTLIKHIFLQTIFNQNRIPILIELRNLNEFKGDFEKLITEKILKSKVKPSDSIFKRALESGKFLFLLDGYDEIFSDKKQDINRQIELFVDSYSNNKFLITTRPGSGVEGFPRFHDFKVCPLDDDDVIGFISKIVEEGERKDRIKNIVLDPKNQNYYEFLRNPLLLSMFIMAFENHPEIPKRKTAFYRNVFDTLYSRHDGITKNSFPREKLTNLQRDDFEDILSIFSYLTLIEGQYSFTNEYMTDILDKVRDSSDYEYITESLIYDLRTSISILILDGFEYFFPHRSMQEYFTAMFINRLPTDKKHKAYKNLSSVLQQSSTDYSFNFWSLCFEMDETIFISNFLIPQLKKIYKPLENKRGKELVESYFKIIKPTLWKRDFDKNGTTKLRILRHANFQNAILDFCEIYDYYDIWMFPEKHNCEDDFIKIYDKQLEKSKKEQRGIPSLLKNDELLEFLVSSGIDKVVENIRKKIENKIQKWDMTIKKKKSNIDDLLNI
- a CDS encoding TIGR02757 family protein; amino-acid sequence: MKLKKSELKDFLDEKVNLYNHPKFIESDPIQIPHLFSKKEDIEIAGFLTATIAWGNRKSIIKNAHQMMDLLDHSPFDFVMQHQASDLERFEGFVHRTFNSDDFKQFVTSLRYVYQQHQGLEAVFAKYAEQASLQQSIHQFKNVFFELPHLERTKKHVSDPLKNSAAKRINMFLRWMVRNDNNGVDFGIWESVSSSQLSCPLDVHSGNVARKLGLLKRKQNDGKALVELDQALRKLDPTDPVKYDFALFGLGVFEGF